The following are encoded together in the Pedobacter sp. D749 genome:
- the rpsT gene encoding 30S ribosomal protein S20 has protein sequence MANHKSSLKRIRANATKRLRNRYQAKTTRTFIKRLRAAEDKKSASDLLPKVISMLDRLAKKNIIHKNKAANNKSKLTKFVNGLK, from the coding sequence ATGGCAAATCATAAATCTTCATTAAAAAGAATTAGAGCAAACGCAACAAAACGTTTACGTAACAGATATCAGGCAAAAACTACACGTACCTTTATTAAAAGATTACGTGCTGCAGAAGATAAAAAATCTGCATCTGATTTATTGCCTAAAGTAATCTCTATGTTAGATCGTTTAGCTAAAAAGAATATTATCCACAAAAACAAAGCGGCTAATAACAAATCAAAATTAACGAAATTCGTTAATGGTTTAAAATAA
- a CDS encoding phosphoribosylglycinamide formyltransferase — protein sequence MKKRIAIFASGSGSNAQKLMEHFKRSNEIEISLVLTNNADAYVLQRADNFEIPTHIFDRNEFYHTDEVVDLLKNLEIDFIVLAGFLWLIPKSLIHAYPGRIVNIHPAILPKFGGKGMYGDHVHHAVMSAGETEGGITIHYVDENYDEGEYIYQARYRIDKNDNLEMVKFKGQQLEHQHYPRIVETIVKKISK from the coding sequence GTGAAAAAAAGAATAGCCATCTTTGCATCAGGTTCTGGCTCTAATGCCCAAAAGCTGATGGAGCATTTTAAGCGGAGTAATGAAATAGAAATATCTTTGGTATTGACCAACAATGCCGATGCATATGTATTACAAAGAGCTGATAATTTTGAAATCCCCACTCATATTTTCGATAGGAATGAGTTCTACCACACAGATGAAGTAGTAGACTTGCTAAAAAATCTTGAAATCGATTTTATTGTACTGGCCGGCTTTCTTTGGCTGATTCCTAAAAGCCTGATCCACGCCTACCCGGGCAGAATTGTCAATATTCACCCTGCTATCCTTCCAAAATTTGGCGGAAAGGGCATGTATGGAGACCATGTACACCATGCGGTTATGTCTGCAGGCGAAACAGAAGGGGGAATAACCATTCATTATGTGGATGAAAACTATGACGAAGGTGAATACATTTACCAGGCCCGCTACAGAATAGACAAAAACGATAACCTGGAAATGGTAAAATTTAAAGGTCAGCAGCTAGAACACCAGCACTACCCACGTATTGTAGAAACTATTGTTAAAAAGATCAGCAAATAA